The Anaerolineae bacterium genome includes the window TGCGGCCACTGCGTGCGCACCATTCAGAATGAAGTGAGCGAGCTGGAAGGGGTTAAAAGTGTAACGGCCTCCCAAGAGACCCAAACCGTAACGGTTGAATGGGAGCAGCCGGCCACCTGGGACAAAATTCAAGCGTTGCTGGAAGAGATCAATTACCCGCCGGCAGCGTGAAAAACAAAAGATGAAGACTTGGAAGTTTTTCGTTTCCG containing:
- a CDS encoding heavy-metal-associated domain-containing protein; amino-acid sequence: MQSKTVSVPNISCGHCVRTIQNEVSELEGVKSVTASQETQTVTVEWEQPATWDKIQALLEEINYPPAA